The following are encoded together in the Acidovorax sp. KKS102 genome:
- the gspN gene encoding type II secretion system protein N — MARNLRPTRPAPRSAPRTAWGWACAGALAGVLPAVVAFAPAHWLAGGVARATQGQVLLLQPRGTVWTGSAQLVLTGGQASKDSAALPGRVDWQLRPTWGGLRARLQAGCCTAEPLQAQVHLRWAGPQITLADGQSQWPAALLAGLGTPWNTLQPQGQLALQTRALAVQWAAGRMVLSGQAQLDARAMSSRLSTLRPMGSYRLVLQGGEVPTLALSTLDGALQLSGSGQWVGNRLRFAGEASAAPEREAALSNLLNIIGRRNGARSIITVG; from the coding sequence GTGGCCCGCAACCTCCGTCCGACACGCCCAGCCCCCCGCTCCGCCCCCCGCACAGCGTGGGGCTGGGCATGTGCCGGTGCGCTGGCCGGCGTGCTGCCCGCCGTGGTGGCCTTTGCGCCCGCGCACTGGCTGGCCGGCGGCGTGGCCCGTGCCACCCAAGGGCAGGTGCTGTTGCTGCAGCCACGCGGCACGGTGTGGACCGGCTCGGCCCAGCTGGTGTTGACCGGCGGCCAGGCCAGCAAAGACAGTGCCGCCCTGCCCGGCCGGGTGGACTGGCAGCTGCGCCCCACCTGGGGCGGGCTGCGCGCCCGGCTGCAAGCGGGCTGCTGCACGGCGGAGCCCCTGCAGGCCCAGGTGCACCTGCGCTGGGCAGGCCCGCAAATCACCCTGGCCGACGGCCAGAGCCAGTGGCCCGCCGCGTTGCTGGCGGGCCTGGGCACCCCCTGGAACACGCTGCAGCCGCAGGGCCAGCTGGCGCTGCAGACCCGCGCACTGGCCGTGCAATGGGCCGCTGGCCGCATGGTGCTGTCGGGCCAGGCCCAGCTGGATGCACGGGCCATGTCCTCGCGCCTGTCCACCCTGCGCCCCATGGGCAGCTACCGGCTGGTGCTGCAGGGCGGCGAGGTGCCCACGCTCGCCCTCAGCACCCTCGACGGGGCCTTGCAACTGAGCGGCAGCGGCCAGTGGGTGGGCAACCGCCTGCGCTTTGCGGGCGAGGCCAGTGCCGCCCCCGAGCGGGAGGCCGCACTGTCCAATCTTCTGAACATCATCGGACGGCGCAATGGCGCGCGCTCCATCATCACCGTGGGTTGA